In one Calonectris borealis chromosome 23, bCalBor7.hap1.2, whole genome shotgun sequence genomic region, the following are encoded:
- the PRDM2 gene encoding PR domain zinc finger protein 2 isoform X2, giving the protein MNQNTTESTVAVETLDDVPEHVLRGLPEDVRLFPSAVDKTRLGVWATKSILKGKKFGPFVGDKKKRSQVKSNVYMWEVYYPNLGWMCVDATDPKKGNWLRYINWARSGKEQNLFPLEINRTIYYKSLKPIAPGEELLVWYNGEDDPEIAAAIEEERASARSRRHSPKAKKGKKKTHEGKNKGKKAADTKQKKADLDSTSADMRDSKEGHKEEDETPSVSAVLSLEQTAVIQEMVNQDVLPKLMIPSPTSESQMVSEDKQGEAINCASDDLDDDEEEDDEEEEDEEEIEDTNMPKENAEMPLICEEKLDSMEEQKSTSEESPESSPKKKLVVKIPKARGESNGDVQETFMFPCQHCERKFTTKQGLERHMHIHISTVNHAFKCRYCGKAFGTQINRRRHERRHEAGPKRKPFLTLTSSQHLDNVADNQVIVDDGLKDDLNISTLVQDSVVLDSEKVSQEMSNSAFAEENKEPKELHPCKYCKKVFGTHTNMRRHQRRVHERHLIPKGVRRKGFFTEEPPLQTEQAPPVQSIYIASTEIEEEGEVDDVYIMDISSNISENLNYYIDGKIQSNSSTSNCDVIQMESNSADLYGLNCIISPVTVEISPNLKVTQTHVNEPPKEPSSGGSNESKKRRTASPPLVPKIKSEIDPEPITPTSSLNLPLSISTESLPFHKEKGVYLSSKLKQLLQTQDSKKVTLSSEIPKLGPSVTSSPILPPVSSRFKRRTSSPPSSPQHSPVLRDFVKSGEGKTVWNDNIRSSKMPKLESHSNSPAWSLTGREEKETLSPLCFEDYKISKDWTAAPTFGNVCNQQPLDLSSGVKQRSDVKNRNQVPWESVLDLSVHKKPCSDAEIREYKENSIQPTCSGVKKKKPTTCMLQKVLLNEYNGTDAATDSTLSVNRSASPSKSLEPQAEPDMDPSLSTSSSVDTQPLSSSVSPVPQTSAVPSMCQLPPLLTPTNPPSPPPCLPVLTVATSPPPLLPTMPLSIPDVSASATNTSSCPSPLSNTTTQSPLPVLSPTVSPSPSPVPSVEPLISAASPGPPTLSSSSSSSSSSSFSSSSSSSSPSPPPLSVVSSVVSSADNLENTLPIIKQEEAENEQQKVREDPHTSGESGVVQETFNKSFVCNVCESPFLSIKDLTKHLSIHAEEWPFKCEFCVQLFRDKTDLSEHRFLLHGVGNIFVCSVCKKEFAFLCNLQQHQRDLHPDKECTHHEFESGTLRPQNFTDPSKANVEHMQSLPEDSLEPSKEEEDEDLNDSSEELYTTIKIMASGVKSKDPDVRMGLNQHYPSFKPPPFQYHHRNPMGIGVTATNFTTHNIPQTFTTAIRCTKCGKSVDNMPELHKHILACASASDKKRYTPKKNPVPLKQTVQPKNGMVVIAGPGKNAFRRMGQPKRLNFNVEISKMSSNKLKISALKKKNQLVQKAILQKKKSAQQKAELKNNPSESDSHICPYCNREFTYIGSLNKHASYSCPKKPISPSSKKNFSKKSASSSPASSEKGNNQRRRTADAEIKMQSMQPHLGKTRARTSGPAQTQLPSASFKSKQNVKFVPPIRSKKPNSSSSLRNSSPVRVSKMSHVDGKKTKVVTKNNSSGISSKASRKLHVRIQRNNKAVLPSKSAVASKKKADRFTVKSRERIGGPITRSLQQAANAEAAENKRDESSTKQELKDFRNLL; this is encoded by the exons CCAATCGCGCCCGGCGAGGAGCTGTTGGTGTGGTACAATGGGGAGGACGACCCGGAGATAGCCGCCGCTATTGAGGAAGAGCGAGCCAGCGCCCGGAGCCGGCGGCACTCCCCGAAAGCCAAGAAAG gaaagaaaaagactcaCGAAGgtaaaaacaagggaaagaagGCAGCggatacaaaacagaaaaaggctgATTTGGATTCTACTTCTGCAGATATGAGGGATTCTAAAGAGG GTCACAAGGAGGAAGATGAAACGCCTTCTGTTTCTGCTGTACTGTCCCTGGAACAAACAGCTGTGATTCAGGAAATGGTAAATCAAGATGTACTTCCAAAGCTGATGATCCCCAGTCCTACCAGTGAATCACAAATGGTAAGCGAAGACAAACAAGGAGAAGCAATAAACTGTGCATCAGATGATTTAGatgatgatgaagaggaggatgatgaagaagaggaagatgaagaggagatAGAAGATACCAATATGcctaaagaaaatgctgaaatgccTTTGATATGTGAAGAAAAGTTAGACTCTATGGAAGAGCAAAAGAGTACATCAGAGGAATCTCCAGAAAGCTCTCCAAAGAAAAAACTTGTTGTGAAAATTCCAAAAGCAAGAGGTGAATCAAATGGTGATGTTCAGGAAACATTCATGTTTCCCTGTCAGCATTGTGAGAGGAAGTTTACAACAAAGCAAGGACTTGAACGCCACATGCACATCCATATATCTACTGTTAACCATGCTTTCAAGTGTCGATATTGTGGGAAAGCCTTTGGTACACAAATTAACAGGAGAAGACATGAGCGACGCCATGAGGCAGGGCCAAAAAGGAAACCATTCTTAACACTAACGTCATCACAACACTTGGATAATGTTGCTGATAACCAGGTAATTGTGGATGATGGTCTTAAAGATGACCTGAACATTTCCACTCTTGTGCAAGACTCTGTTGTCTTGGATTCTGAGAAAGTTTCCCAAGAAATGTCAAACTCCGCTTTTGCTGAGGAAAATAAGGAGCCCAAAGAATTGCATCCATGCAAATACTGCAAAAAGGTTTTTGGAACTCACACCAACATGCGGAGGCATCAGCGTAGGGTTCATGAGCGTCATCTTATTCCCAAAGGTGTCAGAAGAAAAGGATTCTTTACTGAAGAGCCACCGCTTCAGACAGAGCAGGCCCCACCAGTCCAGAGTATATATATAGCAAGTACAGAAATAGAAGAGGAAGGTGAAGTAGATGATGTCTATATTATGGATATTTCCAGCAATATCTCtgaaaatttaaattattatattgATGGTAAAATTCAGTCCAACAGCAGCACTAGCAATTGTGATGTGATTCAAATGGAGTCCAACTCTGCAGACTTATATGGACTAAATTGTATAATCAGTCCAGTCACGGTGGAAATTTCCCCAAATTTAAAGGTTACACAAACACATGTGAATGAACCTCCTAAGGAACCCTCTAGCGGTGGGAGCAATGAATCCAAAAAGAGGAGAACTGCCAGCCCTCCTCTTGtaccaaaaataaaatctgaaatagaCCCAGAACCTATAACTCCTACTAGCTCTTTAAATCTTCCTCTTAGCATTTCAACAGAAAGCTTaccttttcataaagaaaaaggtGTTTATTTGTCATCAAAATTAAAACAGCTTCTTCAGACACAGGACAGTAAGAAGGTAACTCTGTCAAGTGAAATCCCTAAACTAGGACCTTCTGTTACATCATCACCTATTTTGCCTCCAGTATCCAGTAGATTTAAAAGAAGGACCAGCTCTCCTCCCAGTTCTCCACAGCACAGTCCAGTACTTCGAGACTTTGTCAAATCAGGTGAGGGAAAAACGGTGTGGAATGATAATATTCGGAGTTCAAAAATGCCAAAATTAGAAAGCCACAGCAACTCACCTGCTTGGAGCTTGactggaagggaggaaaaagagactttgaGCCCTCTTTGCTTTGAAGACTATAAAATATCAAAAGACTGGACAGCAGCTCCAACTTTTGGCAATGTGTGCAACCAGCAGCCACTGGATTTATCTAGTGGTGTGAAACAAAGGTCTGATGTCAAAAATAGGAATCAGGTTCCCTGGGAATCTGTTTTAGATTTAAGTGTGCATAAGAAGCCTTGCAGCGATGCTGAAATTAGGGAATATAAAGAAAATTCCATACAGCCAACCTGTAGTGGTGTTAAAAAGAAGAAGCCAACCACTTGCATGTTACAGAAGGTTCTGCTGAATGAGTATAATGGAACGGATGCAGCCACAGACAGCACACTCAGTGTAAACAGGAGCGCAAGCCCAAGCAAATCCCTGGAGCCTCAGGCAGAACCTGACATGGATCCCAGtctgtccacatcgtcttctgttGACACTCAGCCCCTTAGTTCCTCTGTTTCCCCTGTTCCACAGACATCTGCTGTACCTTCCATGTGCCAGCTGCCTCCTTTGTTAACACCAACCAATCCTCCTTCCCCACCGCCCTGCCTGCCTGTGTTAACGGTTGCTAcatcacctcctccccttcttccaaCAATGCCATTATCAATTCCAGATGTCTCTGCCAGTGCCACTAACACTTCTTCTTGTCCATCGCCACTTTCTAACACTACTACCCAGTCCCCGCTACCAGTTCTTTCACCTACggtttctccttctccatctcctGTTCCTTCTGTTGAACCTCTTATTTCTGCTGCTTCACCTGGTCCTCCTACACTCTcttcctcatcttcttcctcctcttcctcctctttctcctcctcttcgtCTTCAtcatctccatctccacctccTCTTTCTGTAGTTTCTTCTGTTGTCTCCTCTGCTGATAATCTTGAAAATACTCTCCCAATAATAAAACAGGAAGAAGCTGAAAATGAACAACAGAAAGTAAGAGAAGATCCTCATACTTCAGGTGAATCAGGAGTAGTGCAGGAGACATTCAATAAAAGCTTTGTGTGCAATGTCTGTGAATCaccttttctttctattaaagACCTAACGAAGCATTTATCCATTCATGCTGAAGAATGGCCCTTCAAATGTGAATTCTGTGTACAGCTTTTTAGGGATAAAACAGACTTGTCAGAACATCGCTTTCTGCTTCATGGAGTAGGAAATATCTTTGTTTGCTCAGTCTGTAAAAAGGAATTTGCTTTTTTGTGCAATTTGCAACAGCATCAGCGGGATCTCCATCCAGACAAAGAGTGCACACATCATGAGTTTGAAAGTGGGACTTTGAGACCCCAGAATTTTACTGACCCCAGTAAGGCAAACGTGGAGCACATGCAGAGCCTGCCCGAAGATTCCTTGGAACCTTctaaagaggaagaagatgaagatCTAAATGATTCGTCTGAAGAGCTTTATACTACTATAAAAATAATGGCTTCTGGAGTAAAATCTAAAGATCCAGATGTTCGTATGGGCCTCAATCAACACTACCCAAGCTTTAAACCACCTCCATTTCAGTACCACCATCGTAATCCTATGGGTATTGGAGTTACTGCAACAAACTTCACTACCCACAATATTCCACAGACTTTTACTACTGCCATTCGATGCACAAAATGTGGGAAAAGTGTTGATAACATGCCTGAGTTACACAAACACATACTGGCCTGTGCATCTGCCAGCGATAAAAAGAGATACACACCTAAAAAAAACCCGGTACCACTGAAACAGACAGTGCAGCCGAAGAATGGCATGGTTGTTATAGCTGGCCCTGGAAAGAATGCCTTCAGACGAATGGGTCAGCCTAAAAGGCTTAATTTCAATGTTGAGATTAGCAAAATGTCCtcaaataaactaaaaataagtgcattgaaaaagaaaaaccagcttGTCCAGAAAGCTatcttgcagaaaaagaaatctgccCAGCAGAAGGCAGAATTGAAAAATAATCCATCTGAGTCAGACTCTCACATCTGCCCCTACTGTAATAGAGAGTTTACTTATATTGGAAGTTTGAATAAACACGCGTCATATAGCTGTCCCAAAAAACCCATCTCTCCCTCCTctaaaaagaatttttcaaaaaaaagtgcAAGTTCTTCACCTGCAAGCAGTGAAAAAGGCAACAACCAGCGCAGGCGAACAGCAGATgcagaaatcaaaatgcaaagcatGCAGCCTCACTTGGGCAAGACAAGAGCACGAACCTCAGGACCTGCACAAACCCAACTTCCCTCTGCATccttcaaatcaaaacaaaatgttaaatttgTACCTCCCATTCGATCTAAAAAGCCAAATTCATCTTCATCATTAAGGAACTCTAGTCCTGTAAGAGTGTCCAAAATGTCCCACGTTGATGGGAAAAAAACTAAGGTGGTCACTAAGAACAATTCCTCTGGAATCTCAAGCAAAGCATCCCGGAAATTGCATGTCAGAATACAAAGGAATAATAAAGCTGTTTTGCCAAGTAAGTCTGCTGTGGCAAGTAAGAAAAAGGCAGACAGATTCACTGTAAAATCTAGAGAGAGGATTGGAGGACCTATTACACGAAGCCTACAGCAGGCGGCAAATGCAGaggcagcagaaaacaaaagagatGAAAGCAGTACAAAGCAAGAACTGAAAGATTTCAG